The following coding sequences are from one Saccopteryx bilineata isolate mSacBil1 chromosome 3, mSacBil1_pri_phased_curated, whole genome shotgun sequence window:
- the HSPB7 gene encoding heat shock protein beta-7 → MSHRTSSTFRAERSFHSSSSSSSSSSASSASRALPAQDPPMEKALSMFSEDFGSFMRPHSESLTFPARSGGPGNIKTLRDAYEFAVDVSDFSPEDIIVTTSNNHIEVRAEKLAADGTVMNTFAHKCQLPEDVDPTSVTSALREDGSLTIRARRHPHTEHVQQTFRTEIKI, encoded by the exons ATGAGCCACAGGACCTCCTCCACCTTCAGAGCGGAGAGAAGCTTCCACTCCTCGTCCTCCTCGTCCTCGTCCTCCTCAGCCTCCTCGGCCTCCAGAGCGCTCCCAGCCCAGGACCCACCCATGGAGAAGGCACTGAGCATGTTTTCCGAGGATTTTGGCAGCTTCATGCGGCCCCACTCAGAGTCCCTGACCTTCCCAG CCCGTTCTGGGGGGCCGGGCAACATCAAGACCCTCAGAGACGCCTATGAGTTTGCAGTGGATGTGAGCGACTTCTCCCCGGAAGATATCATCGTCACCACGTCCAACAACCACATTGAGGTGCGAGCCGAGAAG CTGGCAGCCGATGGCACGGTCATGAACACCTTTGCTCACAAGTGCCAGCTACCGGAGGACGTGGACCCCACATCGGTGACCTCGGCCCTGAGGGAGGATGGCAGCCTCACCATCCGGGCGCGGCGACACCCACACACAGAGCATGTCCAGCAGACCTTCCGGACAGAGATAAAGATCTGa